One window of Paludibacter propionicigenes WB4 genomic DNA carries:
- a CDS encoding DUF1573 domain-containing protein → MKKYSLFLVCLVFSVVAMAQKPVATFSEKVFDFGKINEKDGSVTHVFEFTNKGNSPLVVSRVQTSCGCTTPSWTKEPVEPGKKGSITVTFDVRNKTIFEKQIMVYTNDTAEPIMLVIKGEVIPVSKQAEAASKK, encoded by the coding sequence ATGAAGAAGTATAGTCTTTTCTTGGTGTGTTTAGTATTCTCAGTTGTAGCAATGGCTCAAAAACCGGTTGCAACTTTCAGCGAAAAAGTTTTTGATTTCGGTAAAATAAACGAAAAAGATGGTAGTGTTACACACGTGTTCGAGTTTACAAATAAGGGTAATTCTCCTTTGGTAGTTAGTCGTGTGCAGACTTCATGTGGTTGTACCACTCCATCGTGGACTAAAGAACCTGTAGAACCGGGCAAAAAAGGCAGTATAACTGTAACATTTGATGTTAGAAACAAAACTATTTTTGAAAAACAAATAATGGTGTATACAAACGATACAGCGGAGCCTATTATGTTGGTTATAAAAGGTGAGGTTATTCCTGTTTCGAAACAAGCTGAAGCCGCATCAAAGAAATAG
- a CDS encoding DUF1573 domain-containing protein translates to MRKYSLLLIGLLFSVLVMSQKASIAFDVKSHDFGKIKEEDGKVTYIFSFVNNGKGPLVVSRVQSSCGCTTPVWTKTPVEPGKKGTITVTYNPLGRPGKFFKPVSVYSNATDELVNLSIQGEVIPRQSGEDSTYPVNIGGLGLKAKVVSIGNVERGRMQTRVLGIQNTSKASLRPTIENLPGYLSATVLPEVLNPGEEGKITFTLNSKNCNQWGPLSDDVYLSLNGVRRFTDDTRILVVANILEDFSKLTLEQRRKSPVIELPEREIDLGTLREGSKRTGKLKLLNKGLSTLEIRRIINNNKELSIKTSKNSVAVNKKTDIVIGLNTRNLSEAEYKKSFTIQTNDPENAFLIVVVSWKVQK, encoded by the coding sequence ATGAGAAAATATAGTTTGTTGTTGATTGGTCTTCTTTTTTCCGTATTGGTAATGTCTCAGAAAGCAAGTATTGCTTTTGACGTGAAGTCGCATGATTTTGGGAAAATTAAGGAGGAAGATGGTAAAGTAACTTATATTTTTAGTTTCGTAAATAACGGAAAAGGACCTTTGGTTGTTAGCAGGGTTCAGTCTTCTTGCGGCTGTACAACACCTGTTTGGACTAAAACACCTGTTGAACCGGGCAAAAAGGGTACAATTACGGTAACCTATAATCCGCTCGGACGTCCCGGTAAGTTCTTTAAACCTGTATCAGTGTATAGTAATGCAACTGATGAACTGGTAAATTTGTCAATACAGGGTGAGGTCATTCCGAGGCAATCAGGTGAAGATTCAACATATCCGGTAAACATCGGAGGTTTAGGATTGAAAGCCAAGGTGGTGTCGATCGGAAATGTGGAAAGGGGCAGGATGCAAACGCGCGTGTTGGGAATTCAAAATACGAGTAAAGCATCTCTGAGACCAACAATTGAAAATCTTCCGGGATATCTGTCGGCTACTGTTTTGCCCGAGGTGTTGAATCCGGGTGAAGAAGGCAAAATTACGTTTACGCTCAACTCAAAAAACTGTAACCAATGGGGTCCTTTGTCTGACGATGTTTACCTAAGCCTGAACGGTGTCCGTAGATTTACTGATGATACAAGAATACTCGTAGTTGCTAATATCCTAGAAGATTTCAGTAAACTGACTTTGGAGCAACGACGGAAATCTCCCGTAATTGAGTTGCCTGAAAGAGAAATTGACCTAGGAACTTTGAGGGAAGGCTCTAAAAGGACCGGAAAACTCAAACTACTAAACAAAGGCTTAAGTACACTTGAAATCAGAAGAATTATAAACAATAATAAAGAGCTGTCGATCAAAACTTCAAAGAATAGTGTGGCTGTCAATAAAAAGACAGATATAGTAATAGGTCTCAACACCCGAAATCTGAGTGAAGCGGAGTATAAGAAATCTTTCACCATACAAACTAACGATCCTGAAAATGCATTTCTGATTGTAGTGGTAAGTTGGAAAGTTCAGAAGTAA
- the meaB gene encoding methylmalonyl Co-A mutase-associated GTPase MeaB, whose amino-acid sequence MHYKNNDHPENDPLYKGLSVNEGVQSAPMVNPYKQPSRKRRQFTAAEFVAGILEGNISMLSQAVTLVESSLPEHQLIAQEVIEKCLPYAGNAVRLGITGVPGAGKSTFIEALGMHLVRNKHKLAVLAIDPSSERSKGSILGDKTRMEELSVAKNAFIRPSPSAGSLGGVARKTRESIILCEAAGFDTIFVETVGVGQSETSVHSMVDFFLLIQLAGTGDELQGIKRGIMEMADGIAINKCDGTNVDKARVAKSQYQNALHLFPPHDSGWSPEAITCSSVELNGIPEVWDMVERYVKFVKSNDYFEFKRNSQSKYWMYETINEQLKANFYQNVEIQQALSDSERRVLSNEVSSFIAAKNLLDKYFGGMND is encoded by the coding sequence ATGCATTATAAAAATAATGATCATCCTGAGAATGATCCTTTGTACAAAGGATTAAGCGTGAATGAAGGTGTGCAGTCTGCACCTATGGTCAACCCCTATAAGCAACCATCAAGAAAACGACGCCAGTTTACTGCTGCAGAGTTTGTGGCTGGTATTCTGGAGGGTAATATCAGTATGTTGAGTCAGGCGGTAACGTTGGTAGAAAGTTCGTTACCGGAGCATCAGCTTATAGCGCAGGAAGTGATAGAAAAATGTCTTCCTTATGCAGGCAATGCTGTTCGTCTTGGTATTACCGGCGTTCCGGGAGCAGGTAAGAGTACTTTTATCGAAGCACTGGGAATGCATTTAGTGAGAAATAAGCATAAACTGGCCGTGTTGGCTATCGATCCCAGTAGTGAACGTTCCAAAGGGAGTATATTGGGCGATAAAACCCGTATGGAAGAGCTTTCAGTAGCTAAGAATGCATTTATACGTCCTTCTCCTTCGGCAGGTTCATTGGGCGGCGTAGCCCGTAAAACGCGAGAAAGTATTATTCTGTGTGAAGCAGCCGGTTTTGATACCATTTTTGTAGAAACGGTGGGAGTAGGGCAATCGGAAACATCGGTACATTCAATGGTCGATTTCTTTTTGCTGATCCAGTTGGCGGGTACCGGTGACGAATTGCAGGGAATTAAACGTGGAATAATGGAAATGGCCGATGGTATTGCCATTAATAAGTGCGATGGAACTAATGTGGACAAAGCACGTGTGGCTAAGTCGCAATATCAGAATGCTTTGCACCTGTTTCCACCTCACGATTCAGGTTGGTCGCCGGAGGCTATTACCTGTTCTTCAGTCGAATTGAATGGAATTCCAGAAGTTTGGGATATGGTTGAGCGTTATGTGAAGTTCGTAAAATCAAATGACTACTTTGAATTTAAACGTAACTCTCAGTCGAAATACTGGATGTATGAAACTATAAATGAACAGCTAAAAGCAAATTTCTATCAGAATGTGGAAATTCAGCAAGCGCTTTCTGACAGTGAACGACGGGTGCTTTCGAATGAGGTAAGTTCGTTTATTGCTGCTAAGAATCTACTGGATAAGTATTTTGGAGGGATGAATGATTGA
- a CDS encoding DNA-methyltransferase produces the protein MELNIIYNQSCLDGLKQLPDECVDLIFTDPPYYQHRAQNVQGLKNHKDVVTEFDFDGFKSEDEYLQFLEDVLMECFRVCKPGASGYLWCGDDFVSFINRMVERTGFQFRKVIHWHKTNPFPAMYTRKMYANSMELLVHFSKGSPKTWNHKPVNDMHNFIQAPICMGKERTKHKTQKPLKVCMPFIEISSNEGDLVLDPFMGSGSTAVAAKKLKRNFIGYELSTEYCNIANSRLEK, from the coding sequence ATGGAACTCAATATAATTTATAACCAGTCATGCCTTGATGGATTAAAGCAGCTGCCGGATGAATGTGTGGATTTGATCTTTACTGATCCACCTTATTATCAGCACCGGGCTCAAAATGTACAGGGTTTGAAAAATCATAAAGATGTTGTTACCGAGTTCGATTTTGATGGGTTTAAATCAGAAGATGAGTATTTACAGTTTTTGGAGGATGTTCTGATGGAGTGTTTTCGGGTGTGTAAACCGGGTGCTTCCGGTTATTTGTGGTGTGGCGATGATTTTGTTTCATTTATCAACCGTATGGTAGAGCGCACGGGTTTTCAGTTTCGTAAAGTTATCCATTGGCATAAAACCAATCCGTTTCCAGCCATGTATACCCGAAAAATGTATGCTAACAGCATGGAGTTGTTGGTTCATTTTTCAAAGGGTTCGCCTAAAACATGGAACCATAAGCCTGTAAATGATATGCATAATTTTATACAGGCTCCTATTTGTATGGGAAAGGAACGCACCAAACACAAAACTCAAAAACCGCTGAAGGTTTGTATGCCATTTATTGAAATAAGCAGTAACGAAGGTGATTTGGTGCTTGATCCGTTTATGGGATCCGGTAGTACAGCTGTCGCAGCTAAAAAATTGAAGCGAAATTTTATCGGGTATGAGCTATCGACGGAGTATTGCAATATAGCCAACAGCAGGTTGGAGAAATAA
- a CDS encoding beta-ketoacyl-ACP synthase III, which yields MSSIRAVITGVGGYVPNYILNNEELSTMMDTNDEWITSRVGIKERRILKDENVGTSYLAAKAIEDLFAKTGTKPEEIDLIICGTTTADHIYPSCASMIAERMGIKNALAFDLQAACSGFIVSLTTGASFIESGHYKKVLIIGADKMSSITDYSDRTTAPLFGDGAGVVLLEPTNEEFGVIDSILRTDGIGVKHLHIKAGGSAIPTTSETIEKKMHYTYQEGAYVFKHAVTNMSEVSAEIMEKNNLSKDDIAWLVPHQANLRIIDAVVQRTGVEYDKVIINIDHFGNTSAATIPLGIWEAQSKFKKGDNIILTAFGAGFTWGAVYLKWGY from the coding sequence ATGTCTAGTATCAGAGCAGTTATTACAGGAGTTGGCGGATACGTTCCAAACTATATACTGAATAACGAGGAGCTTAGCACCATGATGGACACCAACGACGAATGGATTACTTCCAGAGTCGGAATAAAGGAACGCCGCATTTTGAAAGACGAAAATGTAGGTACATCATATTTAGCCGCTAAAGCTATTGAAGACTTGTTTGCTAAAACCGGTACAAAACCGGAAGAAATTGACTTGATAATTTGCGGTACTACAACTGCCGATCATATATATCCTTCATGTGCTTCGATGATTGCCGAGAGAATGGGAATCAAAAATGCACTTGCATTTGACTTACAGGCAGCATGCTCTGGATTCATTGTTTCGCTTACCACCGGTGCGAGCTTTATAGAATCCGGTCATTATAAAAAAGTACTGATTATTGGTGCCGACAAAATGTCTTCGATTACAGACTATAGTGATCGTACTACTGCACCGCTATTTGGTGATGGTGCCGGAGTAGTATTACTAGAGCCTACCAATGAAGAATTTGGCGTAATTGACTCAATTTTGCGTACCGATGGAATTGGAGTGAAACACCTTCACATCAAAGCAGGAGGTTCAGCTATTCCTACAACCTCTGAAACTATTGAGAAAAAAATGCACTATACCTATCAGGAGGGTGCATACGTGTTTAAACATGCTGTAACCAACATGTCTGAAGTTTCGGCCGAAATCATGGAAAAGAATAACCTGAGCAAGGATGATATTGCGTGGTTAGTACCACATCAGGCCAACTTGCGAATAATAGACGCAGTTGTACAACGAACCGGCGTGGAATACGACAAAGTAATTATTAATATTGATCACTTTGGCAACACTTCAGCTGCAACTATTCCTCTGGGAATATGGGAAGCACAAAGTAAATTCAAAAAAGGAGATAACATTATCCTTACTGCCTTTGGAGCAGGATTTACCTGGGGAGCTGTGTATTTAAAATGGGGATATTAA
- the rpmF gene encoding 50S ribosomal protein L32: MAHPKRKISKQRARKRRTHYKAIPQTLANCSNCGAAHIYHTVCGECGYYRGKLAIEKLATV; this comes from the coding sequence ATGGCACATCCTAAGAGAAAGATCTCGAAACAAAGAGCAAGAAAAAGAAGAACGCATTATAAAGCTATACCTCAAACATTGGCTAATTGCTCAAATTGCGGCGCTGCACATATTTATCACACTGTTTGCGGCGAATGTGGCTACTACAGAGGTAAATTGGCAATTGAAAAATTGGCAACAGTTTAA
- a CDS encoding YceD family protein encodes MSKFELYNVVLKDIDNETRVIEYDLDDAYFKKIDSPEVQKGNVKAKVSVHKKMNTYELQFQLDGSIIIPCDRCLDDMEQQIHYKEKLQVKFGDKFAEEDEVVIIPESEGAINVAWFLYEFIVLNIPIKHVHAPGECNKTMVVKLKKHITRQKDDLDDDNSPLDFDDDDDFTAEEVQTDPRWDGLQNITENN; translated from the coding sequence ATGTCAAAATTCGAGTTATATAATGTAGTATTAAAGGATATTGATAATGAAACTCGTGTCATCGAATATGATCTTGATGACGCCTATTTCAAAAAGATTGATAGCCCTGAAGTACAAAAAGGAAATGTAAAAGCTAAAGTAAGCGTTCATAAAAAGATGAATACTTATGAGCTACAATTTCAGCTCGATGGTTCTATTATAATTCCATGCGACCGTTGTTTGGATGATATGGAACAACAAATTCACTACAAAGAAAAACTACAAGTTAAGTTCGGTGATAAATTTGCCGAAGAAGACGAAGTTGTTATAATTCCTGAATCAGAAGGAGCTATAAATGTTGCCTGGTTTTTATACGAGTTCATTGTATTAAACATCCCGATAAAGCATGTACATGCTCCCGGAGAATGCAACAAAACAATGGTTGTCAAACTAAAAAAACACATTACCCGTCAGAAAGATGATTTGGACGATGACAATTCGCCGCTTGATTTCGATGACGATGATGACTTTACAGCAGAAGAAGTTCAAACTGACCCGCGATGGGATGGTTTGCAAAATATAACAGAAAACAATTAA
- a CDS encoding sensor histidine kinase, which yields MLNINKINEISQRLKLIFIVLAIGIVAVSTLFTNRLAHSLALEERKKVEIWAEAVRQSNLADEHTNLDLIIKIIEGNTTIPIIYTDANNQVISTRNINEPQENIPEFYKNEIERLKTKNTPIELKFGKSKQYLYYDDSLFIKQLYYFPFVQLSIIIAFILIAFFAFSSSKRAEQNKVWVGLSKETAHQLGTPISSLLAWVDLLKMRHSEDNLIGEMEKDVNRLGIIAERFSKIGSKPDLQVVSLNDTLLNAVQYMTKRSSQKVNIQCHFPTEEPVFIRLNTHLFEWVIENLCKNAIDAMNGIGSIDITLSQKNKYVYIDIKDTGKGIDRRKFKVVFNPGFTTKKRGWGLGLSLAKRIIEEYHGGKIFVKQSELNIGTVFRIVLKTKHK from the coding sequence ATGCTCAATATCAACAAAATAAACGAAATATCTCAACGCCTTAAACTTATATTCATTGTATTGGCCATAGGTATTGTAGCTGTTTCCACACTTTTCACAAACAGATTGGCTCATTCTTTGGCATTGGAAGAGAGAAAAAAGGTTGAAATCTGGGCTGAAGCAGTGCGCCAGTCCAATCTGGCCGACGAACACACAAACCTGGACTTAATCATCAAAATCATTGAAGGAAACACCACCATTCCTATTATTTATACCGATGCCAACAATCAGGTTATATCTACCCGTAATATAAATGAACCCCAAGAAAACATCCCTGAATTTTACAAAAATGAAATAGAAAGATTAAAAACAAAAAATACGCCTATCGAATTAAAGTTCGGCAAATCAAAACAATATCTATACTACGATGATTCACTGTTTATCAAACAATTATACTATTTCCCTTTTGTACAGCTCAGCATTATCATAGCATTTATACTGATTGCATTTTTTGCCTTCTCCAGTTCCAAAAGAGCAGAGCAAAATAAAGTCTGGGTGGGACTTTCAAAAGAAACCGCACACCAGCTTGGTACTCCCATTTCGTCTCTGCTTGCTTGGGTCGATTTACTCAAAATGCGACACAGCGAAGACAATCTCATTGGCGAAATGGAAAAAGATGTCAACAGACTGGGTATAATAGCCGAACGATTCTCCAAGATAGGTTCAAAACCCGATTTGCAGGTGGTGAGTTTGAATGATACGCTGCTCAACGCGGTGCAATACATGACAAAACGATCATCGCAAAAGGTGAACATACAATGTCATTTTCCAACCGAAGAGCCTGTATTTATCAGGTTGAACACACACCTTTTTGAATGGGTTATAGAAAACTTGTGCAAAAATGCAATTGATGCCATGAATGGCATTGGCAGCATCGACATCACTCTGAGTCAAAAAAATAAGTATGTATATATCGACATAAAAGATACCGGAAAGGGAATTGACCGCAGAAAATTTAAAGTCGTATTCAATCCGGGATTCACCACTAAGAAAAGAGGCTGGGGACTTGGGCTTTCGTTAGCCAAGCGTATCATTGAAGAATATCATGGTGGAAAAATCTTTGTAAAACAATCGGAATTAAATATCGGAACCGTGTTCAGAATAGTCTTAAAAACTAAACACAAGTAA